Genomic DNA from Betta splendens chromosome 10, fBetSpl5.4, whole genome shotgun sequence:
taaacagACTAAATATTTAACTTCAATTTATTTGCAACATAAAGGAGCTCGAGtctattttcctttatttatttaattattttcgTAAATACACGGTAATTTATGgatgactgtactgtacctttaaatGCTCTAGTCAGTTCCTTTCTCATTGGATGGTGCAGTTGGACATTGTGAACCAATAAAACGTGGATCTATACAAAGAGATCTACTCCCTCCCCCAGACAGCCTCAGCACCCTGAACCATTCCACTGTATTGAGCAGGACGAGAGAGAGTGATGCTGTTGTCGTTCTTAAAtcctaaatatttttattttttgcattttagTATGAAGCGGTTTTGTATCTTCGCATTGGATTAATGTTTTATGACAATGGATGTAACTATATTCTTTTCAATTACACCACTTGGAAAAAAGTAACAGATCGGGGATGACAAAGAGAATAGGATACAGAAGCTGGAGATGGTCGGCGCTTTGGTggtattatttttttctcttgtgGAGTACAATAGCCGGACAGACTCGTTACAGCATCCCAGAGGAACTAAAACAAGGATCTATTGTGGGAAATCTAGCAAAAGATTTAGGTTTGGGATTGTCTGAGATCTTTGACCGTAAGCTCCGCGTCGCGTCTGAGGCTGGTGAGCAGTATTTCACTGTGGATGCGGGGAAGGGCGAGCTGGTGGTGAATGACAGAATAGACAGAGAGGCTCTATGTGGACAAAGCGTCAGCTGTGTGTTAACACTGCAGGTGGTGATTGATAAACCATTACAACTGTACAGGGTGGAAGTGGAAATTCTAGATATTAATGATAATTCTCCAATATTTCCTTCGCAAAATATCATATTAGAGATATCAGAGTCGACAGCGGCCGGGGCGCGATTTCCAGTGGAGACCGCGCAAGATATTGATGTTGGAGTAAATTCTGTGAGGTCATATACTATAAGTAAAGATGACTATTTTAGTTTAAAGATTAAAGATGTATCTGGAGGGAGAAAAGTCCCAGAGCTTGTCTTGTCTAAACCCctggacagagagaaaaaagctAAACATCAGCTTCAGTTAACAGCTCTAGACGGAGGAAACCCTGTGAAATCTGGGACCTCTCTAATAACTATTAATGTGCTTGATATTAACGATAATTTTCCTATATTTGAGAAAAATGTTTACAAAGTGTCATTAAGCGAAAATACTGCCCAAGGTGCCTCTATTCTTCAACTAATAGCAAGAGATATTGACGAGGGTCCTAATGGTGATGTAGAGTATTCATTTGGGGCCCACATACCAGATACAGTGCTATCTCTATTTAATATTAATTCATTAACAGGAGAAATGCGTCTTACAGGAATATTAGACTTTGAAACAAACTCAAATTATGAAATTGATATTAGCGCAAAAGACAGAGGAACGCCGAGAATGGAGGGACATTGCTCTGTCCACATCGAGGTGTTGGACGTTAATGACAATGCTCCAAACATATTCCTGACCTCTCAACCAAATTCTGTACCCGAAGATTCTCCGAGTGGCACAGTCGTCGCTTTAATAAGTGCACGAGACCTCGACTCTGGTGACAACGGTAAAGTGGTCTTACAGCTTCCTAAAGGCTGTCATTTTAACCTAAAACCATCATTTTCTGACAATTACGCACTCGTCACTGGAGATTCGTTAGACCGTGAGAGATTCTCCGAGTATAATATCGATATAACTGCCACAGATTTAggatctcctcctctgtcgaCTACAACGACTGTACACGTCACCGTTACTGATGTTAACGACAACCCTCCTGTGTTTACTCAGCCTTTCTatagtgtttatttaaaagagAACAATGTTCCAGGCTCCATCCTCCACTCAGTGTCAGCATCTGACCTGGATTTAGGCGACAACGCTAAAATCTCCTACTCTATACTGGACTCTAAAGTGCAGGACGTGTCCGTCTCCTCCTATGTTTACATCAACTCCGATAACGGCAGCATCTACAGCATGCACTCGTTTGACTACGAGAAGCTGAAGGTGTTTCAGATCCAGGTTCAGGCAAAGGATCAGGGCTCTCCGTCTCTGAGCAGCAACGCCACCGTCCATGTTTTCATCctggaccagaacgacaacgcCCCCGCTGTCATTTacccctcctccgctgccctgGGCTCCCTCTCTCATCAGAGGATGCCCCGCTCCGCTAAAGCTGGCCACCTGGTTACCAAGGTAACGGCCGTGGACGCTGACTCGGGCCATAACGCCTGGATCTCCTACAGACTGGCGGAGGCCACAGACGCCTCTCTGTTCACGGTCAATCTGTACACAGGGGAGGTGAGGACTAAACGCGCTGTGTCCGAGCAGGACGACTCCTCTCAGAGGCTGCTCATAGAGATCAAGGACGACGGGGAACCGGTCCAGTCCTCCACCGTCACGGTGTCCATCCTGCTGGAGGACGGCCTCCATGAGCCCATCCTAGATCTGCGGCACAAGTTGTCGGAGCCCAGCAGGAAAACTGGGAGAATCACGCTTTACCTGATTCTGTCTCTGGCCTCGGTGTCCGTGCTGTCTCTGGTGACTTTGCTCATCTTAGCGGTTAAATgcatcaggagcagcagaagcagcggcagctgctgcatgaggcGCAGCGACTGTGATGACTACAAGAACCccaacagaaacctgcagaTTCAGCTCAACACCGATGGACCTATAAAGTACGTG
This window encodes:
- the LOC114864338 gene encoding protocadherin gamma-C5-like codes for the protein MTKRIGYRSWRWSALWWYYFFLLWSTIAGQTRYSIPEELKQGSIVGNLAKDLGLGLSEIFDRKLRVASEAGEQYFTVDAGKGELVVNDRIDREALCGQSVSCVLTLQVVIDKPLQLYRVEVEILDINDNSPIFPSQNIILEISESTAAGARFPVETAQDIDVGVNSVRSYTISKDDYFSLKIKDVSGGRKVPELVLSKPLDREKKAKHQLQLTALDGGNPVKSGTSLITINVLDINDNFPIFEKNVYKVSLSENTAQGASILQLIARDIDEGPNGDVEYSFGAHIPDTVLSLFNINSLTGEMRLTGILDFETNSNYEIDISAKDRGTPRMEGHCSVHIEVLDVNDNAPNIFLTSQPNSVPEDSPSGTVVALISARDLDSGDNGKVVLQLPKGCHFNLKPSFSDNYALVTGDSLDRERFSEYNIDITATDLGSPPLSTTTTVHVTVTDVNDNPPVFTQPFYSVYLKENNVPGSILHSVSASDLDLGDNAKISYSILDSKVQDVSVSSYVYINSDNGSIYSMHSFDYEKLKVFQIQVQAKDQGSPSLSSNATVHVFILDQNDNAPAVIYPSSAALGSLSHQRMPRSAKAGHLVTKVTAVDADSGHNAWISYRLAEATDASLFTVNLYTGEVRTKRAVSEQDDSSQRLLIEIKDDGEPVQSSTVTVSILLEDGLHEPILDLRHKLSEPSRKTGRITLYLILSLASVSVLSLVTLLILAVKCIRSSRSSGSCCMRRSDCDDYKNPNRNLQIQLNTDGPIKYVEVLGGDMLSQSQSFRSCMSPMSEYSDFTLIKPSSTTDFKEVISVLDASLPDSTWTFESQQVRNQCTCYTPHLHRYTFFSGVCMKYLKHIYQ